The Magnolia sinica isolate HGM2019 chromosome 9, MsV1, whole genome shotgun sequence genome contains a region encoding:
- the LOC131254740 gene encoding protein PHOX1-like, translated as MGKPSSKKKHQDGGKSGDSAVKRNTKAFDEDMTVFINMSQELKEEGGKLFQKRDYEGAILKYEKALKLLPRNHTDIIYLHCNIATCYMKMSPGEYHNAINECNLALEVSPKYSKALLKRAKCYEALNKLELAYRDTNMVLSLQPSNLKALEISKRLQKGLEKKGLRVEEIGSASEYMGPDSPQFKIAKVKSRKKKSRKTEDKGSTTEDKVVVEESCNAKEEAPRTAKLVFGEDIRSAQLPGHCSILQLREIVRNRFPGSTAMLIKYKDQEGDLVTITTTEELRWAEASADPQGSVRLYLAEVDPEQEPSFFEESNNGVEVAESEMNQKTVSENGSTRLGGENGSIYVDDWIIEFARMFKNHVGFNSDTCLDLHELGMRLYSEAMEDAMTSEEAQELFEIAEGKFQEMAALALFNWGNVHMSRARKRVVLMEDALKETIHMQVQSAYEWAHGEYEKANERYKEAIKIKPNFYEGFLALGLQQFEQAKLTWYFAVGSKVDLDTWPYEGMLSLFDHAEDSIAKGSEMWEVQEMQRLDELAKPDKEKQLLKKMGMDELYKDVSTDEAAEQASNMRSQINILWGTLLYERSVIEFKLGLDFWEDCLEAAIEKFELAGASRIDTAVMRKNHCSNVTAQEGLVFKIDEIVQAWNEMYDAKRWLIGAPSFRLEPLFRRRVPKLHQILENI; from the exons ATGGGGAAGCCCAGCAGCAAGAAAAAGCATCAAGATGGGGGGAAATCGGGTGATTCAGCTGTGAAACGGAACACAAAAGCCTTTGATGAGGACATGACTGTCTTCATCAACATGTCTCAAGAACTGAAAGAGGAGGGCGGCAAACTTTTCCAGAAGCGGGATTATGAAGGAGCCATCCTGAAGTACGAGAAGGCCCTTAAGCTGCTCCCGAGAAACCACACTGACATCATATACCTCCATTGCAACATAGCTACTTGCTACATGAAGATGAGCCCTGGAGAGTACCACAATGCCATAAATGAATGCAATTTGGCTCTCGAAGTCTCGCCTAAATATAGCAAGGCCCTCTTGAAGCGAGCCAAGTGTTATGAAGCATTGAACAAGTTGGAGTTGGCATATAGAGACACCAATATGGTCTTGAGCTTGCAGCCGAGCAATCTCAAAGCGTTGGAGATTTCGAAGCGGCTCCAAAAGGGGCTTGAGAAAAAGGGGTTGAGGGTGGAAGAGATCGGGTCGGCTTCGGAATACATGGGACCGGATTCGCCTCAGTTCAAAATAGCTAAAGTGaagtcgaggaagaagaagagtagaaAGACCGAGGATAAGGGGAGCACGACTGAGGATAAGGTTGTCGTGGAGGAGAGCTGTAATGCTAAGGAAGAAGCTCCGAGGACTGCAAAGCTGGTATTTGGAGAGGATATAAGGAGTGCCCAGCTACCTGGCCATTGTAGCATTTTGCAGCTGAGGGAGATTGTTCGGAATCGGTTCCCAGGATCCACGGCCATGCTTATCAAATACAAAGACCAAGAGGGTGATTTGGTGACAATCACCACCACTGAAGAGCTAAGGTGGGCTGAAGCATCTGCCGATCCTCAGGGATCAGTTAGGCTGTATCTCGCAGAAGTCGATCCTGAGCAAGAGCCATCATTCTTCGAGGAATCAAATAATGGGGTGGAGGTCGCAGAGTCCGAGATGAACCAAAAGACTGTCTCTGAGAATGGGAGCACAAGACTTGGTGGTGAAAATGGGTCCATTTATGTTGATGATTGGATTATTGAATTTGCACGGATGTTCAAGAACCACGTTGGCTTCAATTCCGACACATGCTTGGATCTTCATGAACTTGGGATGAGGCTCTACTCAGAAGCTATGGAGGATGCCATGACGAGTGAAGAAGCCCAGGAACTTTTCGAAATCGCTGAAGGGAAGTTTCAAGAGATGGCAGCCTTAGCACTGTTCAATTGGGGGAATGTCCACATGTCCCGGGCGAGGAAGAGGGTGGTTTTGATGGAAGATGCTTTAAAAGAAACCATACATATGCAGGTTCAATCTGCGTATGAGTGGGCACATGGAGAATACGAGAAGGCAAATGAGAGATACAAAGAAGCTATCAAAATTAAGCCAAACTTCTACGAGGGTTTCCTTGCACTGGGGCTGCAGCAGTTTGAGCAGGCGAAGCTTACTTGGTATTTTGCGGTCGGAAGCAAGGTGGATCTTGACACGTGGCCTTATGAGGGGATGCTTAGTCTTTTTGACCATGCTGAGGACAGTATCGCAAAGGGCAGCGAGATGTGGGAGGTGCAAGAGATGCAGCGTTTGGATGAACTCGCTAAGCCTGATAAGGAGAAACAGCTGTTGAAGAAAATGGGGATGGATGAGCTTTACAAAGATGTATCCACAGATGAAGCTGCTGAGCAGGCCTCCAACATGAGATCACAAATCAACATTTTATGGGGCACTTTGCTCTATGAACGCTCAGTAATTGAATTCAAGTTGGGGTTGGACTTTTGGGAGGATTGTCTGGAAGCCGCCATTGAAAAATTCGAACTTGCTGGAGCTTCTCGAATTGACACTGCAGTTATGAGAAAGAACCATTGTTCAAATGTGACTGCTCAGGAAG GGTTAGTGTTCAAGATTGATGAGATAGTACAAGCATGGAATGAAATGTATGATGCTAAAAGGTGGCTGATCGGTGCTCCATCTTTCCGGCTCGAACCGTTATTTCGACGGCGGGTCCCGAAATTGCATCAGATATTGGAAAACATATGA